The sequence below is a genomic window from Dermacentor andersoni chromosome 6, qqDerAnde1_hic_scaffold, whole genome shotgun sequence.
atactaccgcaccataatctaaccgtgatcgaaccaggctcctgtaaatattcaataaacaatGTCTGTCGCTagcccacgttgtgtgggataggattttaagtaagttcattgttctaagacatctTTCTTTAacatgttttatgtgaggaatgaaagtaagcctggagtcaagtataacaccaagaaatttgtgatctttgtttacaggaatttgttgtccgcccagccCTACgtaaggatctgggaccaggcctgtctttcttgtgaagagaacacaagaacttttgtgggggttgactttaaatccattttggtctgcccatttggacaccttgtttaagccctgctcaACCTGtttttcgcatactgtgaggttgcaggatttgaagcctatttgtatattgTTTACGTatgcggaataaaaaatggcaggtggcaGTGAACCACGTAGTGTTGAGCTGAGCTGCACTTTttatcttaacgataaagagtgcagctcaggacgtctccctggggtacaccagtttcttgcgtgaaaggacGTGATAGTGCAATgacgacttttacacggaaggtacgattggacaaatagctttcaattattttcaacatatttccacaggtgcccattcccgacaagtctcgcaagatcccgtaacgccatgttgtatcatatgccttctccatatcgggGAATaccgagaggaaatactgtttgtgtacgaaGACATCGCGAAtgtatccttcaatgcgcacaaggtgaacggttgttgaccgcccttgtctgaagccacactgatagggatcgagtatattgttgagttcaaggaagtgtatgagtctgtgattaatcattttttcaaagagcttacacagacaatttgtaagagctatcggacgataacttgctgccaaggaggggtcttttccctgcttcaggacaggaacgacaatcgcctctttccatgtagacgggaggtatcccgcagcccacagagtgttgaaaagtgtaagtaatgtaacttgtgtgtcagtatgtaagtttctgatcatgtcatacatgactctgtcaggtcccggtgcagtgcttttgcatgtgttcaaggcagctcccaactcggcaatgctgaaaggccggttatagggttcattctgtctggattttctaattagtgacttacattcttctgtttgtttatatttgagaaaggactgagaataatgggttgagctcgacacgctctcaaagtgctccccaagtgagtatgcctgatcttgcagggtatcgccttgtgtgtttaccaaagggagtgaatgtGCTTGTCACCCtcttatcctaataaccctgttccagactttggcctcatctgtgtacgagttgatgcccgataaaaacttctgccagctttctcttctggcctgtcggcgggttcgcctgccttcggactttacttttttaaagttgataagattctctgcagtgggataagcgcgtagcaacccccacgctttgttctctttcttacgggcgatcctacattcatcgttccaccacgggacacgtcgtctgcatgccaagccacttatttcagatatgcatttaggtGTGGCATCTATAATGagggctgtaaaatactgcacagcagcatgaaTTTTTGAGAAGACATTTCATCCCATGAGATAGTAATGagatttcgaaatttctcccagtcggctgtatcaatcttccacctaggagcctgtggtgggtattcgttttcttttgatgttgttagcagtatggggaagtggtcgctcccgtaaggattgctggtaacttcccattcaagttcaggcagtatagatgGCGAAACTatgctgaggtcaattgaagaaaatgttctgtttgcaagagaataatatgtggtttccttcttattcagaagacaagcaccagaagagaaaaggaactgttcaataaaCGACCTCGCGCATCCATTCGAGAGTCACCCCACAGGCaattgtgcgcattgaaatccccaagaacaacataaggttctggcaattcatctataaaggaggGAAAtacatgtttgcttagtttgtagtgtgggggtatataaagcgagcaaatagtgataagtttgtttagcagaacaacacGAACCGCCACTCCTTCAAGGgccgtttgtagctgtaaacgttgacacgctatgctttattgaattacaattgcaacaccgcccgatgatgcgattgcttcatcgcgatctttgcgaaaagtcaCATGCTGTCGGacaaaatttgtgtgttttgattttaggtgtgtttacTGTAGACACAGCaattttggattgtgtttttggataagctcttgcacatcatcaaggttcctaagaagacctctgacgttccattgaattactTGCGAATCTATATTTGAAGTAAATCGGTGCTGTGTATACAGAAGCGGAAGTGATgcattaggttacagagctctttcgaggccctgtaaccggggttttgccttttctgaagcgttcgagggagcctcgccgctacTTAGGCGCTTgttgcgccgtggggataggtgttgtgtccattgcctcttgtgaggcgccggacacgcgctcttgcgagcgagaagtttttcgagagagtctcacttcggaaggcaagacccctgcgcccaccagcccggaggtcgatggggctccctgtgggatttggctgcgccggctgttgccagcactggaaggggccggggaggttgaggtagcctcggctgcgcctactttcgtggccgctatcggtcctgcgggatggCTGCGTGTAGCGCAGTTTACCGCAGACAACTGTtttggggccggcaacccaagggtagcgtggcctgtttgctggttggatggagtaggttTACCTACTTCCATCCTGGAGGCAGgtgccaaaggtacctgctcgctgcacgcgggctgggcacttggcaatggcctctgcgacgctgccccccaacgcgccgcatcagcataaggtgtgctgtggaaaggtgagcacctcttacgggcttccttaaatgaaatgaaagcaatggccgaacctttggcattgGAAACAACGTCTAGGGTTTGGAATATATGGTCGGACTGTTagcctgatgtatcctgtttcagtGTTTTCCAGAAGAACGCTAGATGCAAATGTTAAGACGAGGTGTTTGGTCggaatttctttgttgtcgcTTCTAAGGATAATTCGCTTTACATCAGTCACATTTTGATCTTTCCACCCTtgcaggagttcagcttctgtcaaatcctAAAGGTCTAGCTCTGACACGACTCCgcgtgagctattcattgatcggtgtggtgtAATAGAGACTGGTATGTTACGAAATGTGACCAGACTGCCTAGCTTCTCGTACTGATTTTTTtgagggatctcaagaagaaggtctcCGCTTGCCATTTTTGTCATCttgtaacctgaccctaaggcttcggtcaaagatttggAAACTATGAATGGTGAGATGAGTCTGGCCTGTTTTGCAGCGTTCTCGCTGTGTACAACATGGTTTTTCGGGTAGGTCTCTTTTGTGCGGGTCAAACATGTgctgaagtcttcggtgcgttccctcttctgagggtgacgatcaagtaggcggggaaatgtgggtgttcccatggtatttcggttcgttttcggcagcaatggcggccacccaccaaggagcccaacatggggacgctgcaaaacttaacgcgtaaggctgcaggtgccaaccgtacattgccactataacataatatattatacccaagggagggcacatacacaaggttaacactAACCGCCCTAGgaaattaggaagtgacggaagagaacAGATGATACGACTGTAAAgcaaagaagataggaaagaaaatagattgaagagggggacaagaaaaggcgactgccaatttcccccggatgggtcagtccgggggtgccgtctacgtgaaggagaggccgaagaggtgtgttgcctccgccggggggccttaacaaCTCGGCACCCAGCaacggctcaacccccaggatccccctttccccggacacggctaagccgcgcacggctacacgcggcagggtccaaccctcgtgtgctcgggtacgtggtgtcgcaacacacgaaacgcctgctgacacaggcgcccctgcggggcacGTGTTGGTGACTAGGATTCGAATTCGATGACAGAGTCGGTCTGAGCATTGTAAACAAAACGCTTGTTGCCTATGATAAGTTTATCGAACCTAATCTTAGAAAGAAAATTCTCATGCGTGTAAAGATAAAGTTTTTTTCCTAGCCAGGCGCACACGTGCGGAATAATCTTCGCGTATAGCAAACGATGTGCCTTTTAACTTCCCGCCACAAGAGATAATTTGGGAGTTCTCTTTAAACCGCGCAAACTTCACGATGATAGGGCGGATCTTCTTTTCTTGGAATCGACGTACTCTATGGGCCCATTCAATGTTATGAGTATCGACTGACACGTCCAGTTTGTCACGGCAGAATGAAATAATCTGGTCCTCGGACTGCTCCCAAGACTCGCCAACCACGTCACGGAGACCGAAAAAGACCAAGTTGCAACGCCGAAGTCTATTTTCCGAGTCATCGCATATTTCAGTTAACGCTTGCACTTCCGACGAAAGCTTGGAGATAACAGAACCAGCCTCAGTGCCATAGATAGGATGGCATGCTCTGTTTGCTTCAACGGTTCGCTCTAACTTGTCGACGCGGGCGGCAAGGCGTCCAACTAAGCTTTCTGTATTTCACTGCGTAGCGCGGACTTACGCGAGTTTCCCCAGGACGGAATTCTGGGTCATTTCCAGGCGAGAAATAGTGTTATAGATTGTTTCGAGGGTGGGAGCAGGGTTAGCGTCACCATGATCAGGACCGGGGTTTACCTCAATGTCTCCAGATAACATAAGTAATAAGCCCACAGCATGAGCATTAATAGCAAGCGAACACAATAGTTCGCCAAGTGCAATACGCCAATGGTCAAGCATGTCGGGGAGCACGACACCGCAAACAAGAAGCGATCGCTAGAACAGCAGCAAGATGCATGTGGCAGGTAACTAACCTGCACGAAAAAGGGCAGTTGCGTGACCGAGTTCCTTGCGGTGAGGTGCCCCAAACTGGGGTTGGCGAGGGCGGCATTTGTAGATACGGGTTTGCTCCCACGCTGATTGTTCCTTGTGGCCTGGTGAGAGAGGGGTTGATGGCTGGCGGTAGTAGCAGGAAAACTGGGCAGTGAAGACTTTCGCCAACTTGAAGTTCTTTTGGCAGCTCGTAGATGCCATCCTCGATGATGACACCGGCACTGTCAGAAAGGGCTGAGGCCGCAGTGGCCCAAAGAAGGGCAGCCTGCACGAAAAAGGGCATTTGCGTGACCGAGTTCCTTGTGGTGACGTTCCCGCTACTATGGTGCTACTCTACCTTGGTGCTCGTCTCTCAGAAAAGGTCAGATCTGGAAGTAGGGGCTTTAATTGGCTCTGTCTATCACTTTAGGTGCTGTAAATTCCCATGTCAAGCCACGTACAGTATTAGGTTGAGGAGACGTGTCCAGGCACTTACCGGAAGATAGGTACACATGGGGTCACTAGCTTCGCGTTCGGTCACTTTCACGAGGCCCTCAACGGTTGGGAAGGATACCCACCTTTTGGAAAATTGACACCGTACCGCCAGCCATCATTTAAACCACAGCAATGGCATAGTGACAAAGCATCTGCCTAGACCAGAGGTGTATCCTGTGGGTGGTACTGTTGGCACGTGCTTTCCCACTCATGATAGAGTTTGTAAGGGCGAATGTGACACCGAACCGAATGAACGAGGACGCAGATCATTGatcctaaccaactagcccgccaacgtgttttaacctgCCCCACACCCCGCTTTTTCTGCTTATATGGCGCATACTCACCCCTGTTCATCACTAACTCCGGTTTTTTTTCTGGCTAAGCCACTGGCTTTTACTGACTGTACCAATGGCTTAGACAGACAGTTGAATCAtcaaaaaaattgactcgccattcTGACCCTACGAAAGTAGATGGCCAGCAACATTGTTAGAAAACCACTGAAATGCCGTCCATGGagatatgaaatgttttattgttccGTCTAATCTCAGCACGACACCGGTGTGAAGCGTTACGATTTTGCCCTCTTCGACGCTCGTCGTATTCCCGCTGCTTTTCGGGAGCCTTAACATTGCGTGCTCTACGCATAGTGGTCTTGCAATGTACTGCGTTAGTTGCTACGCAGATCTCCCTTCTATATATGAAGTTTGCTGACGCCACtcactgattcgtatgctgctgttgcccctGTCCCTCCCGAGCAGCTTttgcaacagtaatctttaccggaaaaCACACGTGGGGAGAAGGAACGGACACAAAGAGCTCCGACCAACTAGAGACTAACAGTTTTGCTGTTACAGTTTCGTCTTTTGTTAGTGTGCAAGCATCCTTCCTCCACCTATTTCAAGGAAAGAATAATTATTTTATAGCGCAGCTCATCATAGCCTGTTCCTGCGGCAAATGTCGGCGGCATCTGCGTAACTAAGCGACTGAGTGCCGCAAACAATGAACGCGAACGCGTAGCGCAGAGGTAGGTGAAAGAAAGGCCATATCatagagaggaggaggaaagcgcagcAAGAGGCAGCAGCGGAACCATGAAGCGGAAAGCCGAGAAGGAGCAAGGAGCAGAGGGGAGACGGCCTATGCGCTAGATGCCGGTGGCTATTCGCAGCCGCGCGAGCCAACTCACCTGCGCTTCTGGGAAGGTAAAGGGGgcaggctcgatgtgacgctcacATGGGTACTGTCACCGCTAATAATGGTGGTGCGACTTCCCCGCGACGAGAGGCCACTTTGAtcattggtggaacgaaagcgtgagaagaaagaaagcgtactttcgcgcaagacgggctgtgcgtaGATGAcagctacgatatggcgccagagtagcacgtgtcgtctgtgtaaaaaaaaatcgctgcaagagttgaggtctgtctgcggctgctgctgtgaatcgcacccacacgCACCCACACGCTGTCTCTCGTAATGTCTCGATTAGCCAGACAGacgcgccacactttgctccgtttggaacgtgctgcacgagactCATTGCCCGCGCCTGCCAATATATTGTCATGTGTAAAGTGATAGTGCTTGTACAGCAACAGCAGTCCAGGGTCCACGAAACAAGCTTTATTAGGGCGAACTTGCGCCCGGTCAGGAAAGTAGTGCGGCGGTGTAGCGGATAGCCACCGTCAACGATCGGCGTATGTAAACGTCATACACGGCACCAAATCATGTCACGTTTTGTGCTAGACGACCACGTACACTGATAACATGTCGGCAAACGTCTTATTAAGCCGTTCCGTGAGCCCGTTAGTTCGTGGGTGGTAGGCCATCATTTTCCGGTGAAATGTATGGCTTTTCTGGAAAATTGTCTGCATAGGGACAGTCGTGAAATATGTCCCTCTAACAGTGATCAGAACATCTCGAGAGTGATGGCGCAGAAGAATTTGATGTACAAAGAATTTGGCAGCCTCTTCAGCAGTCCTTTGTGGAAGCGCAGCTGTTTCTGCGTAATGTGTGATCTAGTCTGTTGCGACAATAATCCACCTATTTACTGATGCTGATGTATGGAATGGCCCGAGCAAGTGCACGCCCAGCAGCTGGAATGTTTCCGACGCTGGTGGAATGGGGCTCAGTTGCCTAGCATGCTTAACAGATGGGATCTCGCGGCGTTGACAAACACGGCAAGTGCAGACTTAGCTGGTCacttaatgaagggaaaatcagacatccaccaatTCGTAGCAAATGCACTAAAGAAAACCCAtactggttcctcgaaagaaaaagcctcgcagttcaagaaaaattcgtcctggtccgggactcgaacccggggccaccgcctttccgtggcagccgctctaccatctgagctaaccagggggcTATCAAATGGCAGGGTGAAGtagaatttgtcaacaactcgaagcaaaggcaacagtttgacgtaattgttctgcggaaacccgcaaggtggagagaagcaattaatgaagggaaaatcagacatccacccgttcgtaacaAATGCTACGAAGGAAATGCTACAAATGGCATCACCTTGggagtggtcccgggttcgagtcccagacgaggacgaatttttcttcaactgcgaggcttttctttcgcggAACCCGTATGGCTtcctctccctaccagttgcgccactgacgtcgcggactttctcttgcgtgacattatcttactttatggcgccccgcgacagctgcttactgacggtcgtaacttcctctcgaaagttatcgccggcattgtgcgttcctgctccactcaccACAAGCtcactacctcataccatcctcaaacgaatggcctaacagagcggttaaaccgtactcttaccgatatgctctccaagtacgtttccaaggaccaccacgactgggacattgcccttccttacgtcacatttgcgtacaattcttcccggcatgacaccgccggattttctccattttacctactgtacggtcgtgaaccgaccttgccccttgacacggcacttcctcctgctgcgatctcaacaagcgagtatgcgcgcgacgccatcgccctcgccgaccatcagcgccagcttgcccgtgctcgactgacggcctcgcaaaccactcagcagcgtcagtacaacgcccgccactgtgacgtacagttttcgcctaaTGCGCTCGTGCGcatgtggtcgccctctcgtcacgtcggactttcagaaaagctcctttcgcgatacacagggccctaccgcgtgctgcgccaggtgacgcctgtgacgtacgaaattgctcttATGAGCTCAACCTCGTCCTTTCCTCTGGCCTCTAGTGGTGTCGTgtacgtcagtaggctcaaggcctactacactgcttccgagtccgacctttagtcgctccgggacggcgcttttgccgccgggggtagtgctacggaacagtgtttacaatgacgaagacgcgagcagtgagaagacgatgacgacgattagaggctagcgcgggctgttgcctatTGGCCAaatgcggcgtattcccttgtaaatatacttgtatatagctttttgtctgcgtcttcctatgTAACAATATTGTTCTTACGTTTTCGTAAACTTATTAGGGCTCGGAATACACTCAATGAGTACGTAAATACAATGTCGTTAGCaacattttttcttcaatgcatttAACTGCAGAGAGAATCACGTATACTGCCGCCATAAAAATACTTGCATATGGATTCAATGTATCGTTTATTAATCGCAATGAGCTTCctagagctgcgtaagcaacacgaTGAGGAGACATCGAAGCATTTGTATCAGATTCAGGACAGGAATACTTCTACTTAGGTTCAAGAACATGCAATTGTATATGTGCCTCAGGTGTTGGTTTTGATATTTCTAAAAAAGAGGTGTCACACTATTATAGTCTGCCACCCCCAAGGTTATGGAAGCCTAGTAGGAGCTATTCAGGGCGTTCTAACTCTAAAAGAGGGACGCCTGTTTCATCCACAGTGCTTCCAATCGGAGGGACAAAGGGACCTCGTGATTTTGCCAGTACGGAACAACCTGGCCATGGTCAAATTGTaaataattgaatgacatggatggTCTACAGCTGATTTTACCTGCAAGACGTAGGAAAATCAAAGATATGTCCTTTCGAAGCATAAAGACCATTCGTtagattcaacgtacaggctttgcACATGACTATTCTTGAGGgtgcctgtagcaaggcggatacctaagtggtgggTAGGATCTAACATTTTTAAATCAAAatactcacggacaactttctgtagcaAAGAAGGGAAAGCTACGGCGCGTGCCTGCTGCAGATGTGCTACCGCCCCATGTAGTCTGGCAGCGTTtggacagtgcttttggttgctcggaacagctgctcaatcgacgcagcttccacgtgcgacagtTTCGCGTTTCACTAGACGCGGAACGGAAAAACTGCAAAAtaagtcttcttcttcttcttcgtgattttggagagggaaaatacgctcagttctgcagcccatatgggagcacggcgcagcgtaatggggaaagggggcggggaaagaaagatgagaggatagagggggaaagggagagatTGGTTTtaggcagcagacgtcagcatcatccaaGGGCGATGGCCGGCGTTCGGGCAGAGGCCGTGCGAGGCCGGAGTctattggcgatctaggagcccgtttgtgtacacatattcaagcaggcttgccagtgctgggaggtggtagcgggccgggaagagcaggtgtgtctctgaggtagccggaagcccataccgtcggtaggtggcagtgactggagcgcgctcctgggctagtgctggacaggtgcagagtaggtgctcgagggtctcggcgtcaccgcaccttctgcaggccggcgaggcgatgcgtcccttggcatggagcctagctgccgtccacacggagcccgtgcgcagacgaaggagtgtggaacggtcccgtcgcgagaggccgttctcagggaggagttttggggcgcggttggtagctaccctgctatccggatggctggatgtgagcagctgtttgagtctctgcctggagaagtccgatgctgcgactgctctggtgagtggaacggtcgggtggtgggcggccttagcaaggacatccgcctcctcgtttccagcgattcctacgtgggaaggcagccagtggaaggagatggctacccccactgcagagagggcCGAGATTTTTGCTCTCAGGAGGGCCTCAGTGACTCCGTGTCGATGGTGATCGGAGAGTGCCTGGAGAGCCGGTCGTGAGTCACTTAGCACCGCCACTGGTTTTGTCGGGGGGTCCTCCGCCAGGAGGTCTGCAGCCAGGTGGAGTCCCGCCAGCTCAGCTGCTGTGGAGCTCGCGCGAAAAGGAAGTCGGCACTGTCTGCTCCTGCCCTCAGATGGGATGGCACAAGCCGCTGCTGCGGAGCCATTGGAGAGCACGGAGCCATCCGTGTACACGAGCAGTCTGCCGTCCAGCTCTTCCAGGAGTTTGCCAATAGCTGCCTGTTGTAGTGCTGCTGCTGGTGTCCGGCGCTTTGATGCTCCATTCAGGGATAGGTGCACCTCTGGAGGCTTCTCGTGTGGCGGAGGTGTGACCATGGGCACTGGTCGCTGTACAATCAGCTCCTCGTAGAGCTGACAGAGGCCCCCCATGCGAGATAGTGGCTGGCTCCGCAGTCGACAGAGCAGAGCCCCACCATCTGGAGCACGGTGCAGACGGTCGATGTGCCCAAGGGCACGTTGGAGCATGTGCAGCGACAGTGGCCATTCGCCAGCCTCAGCCAGTGTGGCAGCAATTCGAGAGTGCTTGGGGAGCCCGAGGATGCTCCTAACTGCACTCATGTGCAGTCTCTCGAGTTGTTGCTTCCTGGCTGGAGATAGTAGAACCAGCGGCAGGGCATATAGCAGGATGGATGTGGCCGCCGCTTGGTTCATCCGCAGCGCCCACTTGACGGTGCAGCCCCGACCACGCTGTTGCATCTTGCTCACTGCCCCCTGGACTCTTCGGACTTTGGAGGTGACAGCCTTGACAGCAGGAATCCAGGAGAGCCGATGATCAATGGTTAGGCCTAAATACGTGACCTGCCGCTTCCATGGGACGGTGGTGTTTGCAATGCGCAGCTGTTTCACGTAGAGGCGTGCGGAGGCTAGCGGGTGTACAAGTAGTGCCTCTGTCTTTGCCGGGGACACAGAGAGGCCAATGCCACCGAGGAAGGAGATGACCGCTTCTAATGCCCTCTGCAGAGAGCCCCGGATGGCAGCGATGCTTCTCCTGGGTCCTCGTATCCACAGTGccacgtcatctgcgtagatagcgCAGCAGACTGGGTAGCGGCTGTCAGCCGGTAGTGCTGCTGCGAGTCCTGccagtgccaggttgaagaggaaagggctcagcactgatccctgcgggacaccGGAGGTGATGTCTCTGGGATCGCTGAGCACCTTGCCTACCCGTACACGAAAACTCCGGCCCACCAGGAAGGCAGAGATGAAGCCCCGGAGACATCCGGTGACGCCTAAGCAGTCCAGTGCAGCCTCGATCACCTCGTGCGGCAGCCGGTCAAAGGCACTCTGGACGTCCAGGAGCAGCAGCATGGCGACGTCCCCACTGCCCCTGGCATCCTCCAGGGTGGCCACCACATCTGCGATGGAGTCCGCCGTTGAGCGCTTTTGCCTGAAGCCAGATTGCTGTTCTGCAAAGTACTTCTGCTGGGCAGCTATCCATTCGAGCCGTGATAGGGCCATCTTCTCCATCAGCTTGCATGCTGCAGAGGTAAGGGAGACTGGCCTATAGGAGGAGAGCGAAGTCGCAGGCTTCCGTCGCTTCAGCATAGGCACCACCACAGCCGTCAGCCAGCTCTCAGGCAGGACCCCGGTGCTCCAGTAGGAGTTGAACTGCTCCAGGAGTCGTACCCGTTGTGGCTCTGCAAGGTTACGCAGCATCTGACAGGTTATTCCGTCGGCTCCTGGGGCACTCCGTCGTCGTGTGAGAGCTAGCGCCGACTCGAGCTCGTGCATGCGGAGAGGCTCGCTGCATAGGGCGGAGATCTGTGCTGCCACCCACTCTGGATGGTGGCAGGGAGGGAGGCAGCGTCTTGTGGCGACCGTCGAGGGCAGGATCTGCGGGACTGGAGACCTCTCAGCAAACCGGTCGGCTAGGCGCTCGACCAGGGCCCGCTCGCTGATGCCCATGAGGACGGCCACGGTTAAGGACTGGCGTTGCGCGCTTGGAGCATCCATCAGTGACCTTAGCAGGCGCCAAGCTCG
It includes:
- the LOC140218746 gene encoding uncharacterized protein, translating into MKSGDTAALLWATAASALSDSAGVIIEDGIYELPKELQVGESLHCPVFLLLPPAINPSLTRPQGTISVGANPYLQMPPSPTPVWGTSPQGTRSRNCPFSCRGPNGPGASKLE